In Gossypium arboreum isolate Shixiya-1 chromosome 5, ASM2569848v2, whole genome shotgun sequence, a single genomic region encodes these proteins:
- the LOC108453809 gene encoding putative disease resistance RPP13-like protein 1: MAMVGEAFLSASIEVLLDRIVSAEVLRLIQGKKLEAVLLKKLKPTLMSVKAVLDDAENKQIINPNVKSWTDELKDAVYDAEDLLDEISTEALRNKIVSEYQTTPIKQVSSFFSSFNPFKDGMQSKLGEILGRLDYLLNQKQILGLKENYNGEKAFQRTPATSLVDESDVYGRDDGKEEIMKLLDPQNLSENQIDVIPIVGMGGLGKTTLAQLIYNDPRADKWFDRKAWVCVSEEFDAFKVTKTILEEMKCSCDGNQNLNQLQLKLKEQLSGKKYLIILDDVWNKNYFHWKELANPFTSGAKNSKIIVTTRDENVAAIMRNVPTYRLDVLSDDDCWKLFAKHAFDGSSPTKHPDLMAIGEAIVKRCGGLPLAAKALGGLLRCKPDADEWKKILHSNFWDIPNDATNILPALTLSYYYLPSHLKRCFAYCSIFPKDYEFEKEELIQLWMAEGLLELPKDNGDLEERGNEYFKDLRLRSFFQQSKGKKSCFVMHDLISDLAKSVTGEFICRLEGTGGGSCVITEKTRHMSNVQERYDVRQKFQSLAKAKGLRTFLNVNSSFRWVYVSNVLMHDLMVKSSLRVLSLAGYTTINNLPEDIGNLKHLRILNLSKTSIKRLPNSLCTLYNLQALKLRGCSDLDELPRDLERLLNMLYLDIKGTNLARMPEGMGKLKDLRMVTNFVLSYQTGSSINELGKLKHLRGRLSISGLKTVACAMDAKDANLKDKVDLKKLELRWGKDDDIDGDSRHDREVLKQLKPHTNLEHLVIQSYKGTRFPEWVGHSSFSNIVSLGLHDCKFCISLPALGQLSSLKSLSISGLSGVLIVGDEFYGNGQASTKPFQSLEMLSFENMAEWEEWYCRSDEAFPLLQELCIRDCPKLTKSLPKHLPCLKKLEIEDCEKLGGLLPTAPSILELELKKCQALQLEPLACGLRELDIRDSNMNDSVLEQMLQQCTLLEKLRLGYCSEIRSLPGVRVPITLKRISISLCENLDYSDIFLYTSLESLEIGSSKCYGLESFPLGSFPMVKRVKIWGCEDLKFISAASEGAHHQHLNSLEIYFCQNLISFQIEDGLAVTNLTRLVLFGCASLKSLPEQMHSVFPSLEYLEIGSCPEIEWVPKEGLPSKLKEIGISRSDKLIDSLIRKREWSLHILPSLTFLEICGSKVEMECFPDEHLLPSSLTSLRISSLPNLKSLEYKGFQHLTSLCNLSISNCPNLQSMPPNMLPHSLSYLSIYNCPKLQSMPPNMLPPSLSRLSIEKCPLLKEHCEKDKGKDWPNISHIPVIVIDGEVIT, from the coding sequence atGGCTATGGTGGGTGAAGCTTTTCTCTCTGCTTCCATTGAGGTGCTGCTTGATAGGATTGTTTCTGCAGAAGTTCTGAGGCTTATCCAAGGAAAGAAACTTGAAGCTGTGCTGCTGAAGAAACTGAAGCCAACCTTGATGTCGGTGAAAGCAGTATTGGATGATGCTGAAAATAAGCAGATTATCAACCCAAATGTCAAAAGTTGGACTGATGAGCTCAAAGATGCTGTTTATGATGCCGAGGACCTCCTGGACGAGATCTCTACTGAAGCTCTTCGGAACAAGATCGTATCCGAATATCAAACTACTCCTATAAAGCAGGTTAGtagctttttctcttctttcaATCCTTTCAAAGATGGGATGCAGTCCAAGCTGGGGGAGATCCTTGGGAGACTAGACTACCTACTCAACCAAAAACAGATTCTGGGTCTGAAAGAAAACTATAACGGAGAAAAGGCATTCCAAAGAACGCCTGCAACTTCTTTGGTGGACGAGTCTGATGTTTATGGTAGAGATGATGGAAAAGAAGAAATAATGAAGTTGTTGGATCCTCAAAATCTGTCTGAAAATCAGATAGATGTGATTCCCATTGTGGGTATGGGCGGGCTTGGCAAAACCACCCTTGCCCAATTGATCTACAACGATCCCAGAGCGGATAAATGGTTTGACCGCAAAGCATGGGTGTGTGTTTCAGAGGAATTTGATGCTTTCAAGGTAACCAAAACCATTCTTGAAGAGATGAAATGTAGCTGTGATGGAAACCAGAACTTAAATCAGCTTCAACTTAAACTCAAAGAGCAGCTGTCGGGAAAGAAATATCTAATCATTTTGGATGATGTTTGGAACAAGAATTATTTTCATTGGAAAGAGCTTGCAAATCCCTTCACTTCTGGGGCCAAGAATAGCAAGATTATTGTAACAACTCGTGATGAAAACGTTGCAGCAATCATGAGGAACGTTCCAACTTATCGTTTAGATGTGTTATCAGATGATGATTGTTGGAAGTTATTTGCAAAGCATGCATTTGATGGTTCAAGCCCCACCAAGCATCCAGATCTGATGGCAATCGGTGAAGCAATTGTTAAAAGATGTGGCGGTCTCCCTTTGGCTGCAAAAGCTCTTGGAGGTCTTCTGCGTTGCAAACCAGATGCTGATGAGTGGAAGAAAATTTTACATAGCAATTTTTGGGACATTCCAAATGATGCAACTAATATTCTTCCAGCGTTAACATTGAGTTACTATTATCTTCCTTCCCATTTGAAGCGATGTTTTGCTTATTGTTCAATTTTCCCTAAAGATTACGAATTTGAAAAGGAAGAACTTATTCAATTATGGATGGCTGAAGGTCTTTTAGAGCTTCCCAAAGACAATGGAGATCTGGAAGAACGGGGTAACGAGTACTTCAAAGATTTAAGATTGAGGTCATTCTTTCAACAATCTAAAGGAAAGAAATCTTGTTTTGTCATGCATGATTTAATTAGTGACTTGGCTAAATCTGTAACCGGAGAGTTCATTTGCAGATTGGAAGGTACTGGTGGTGGTTCTTGTGTAATAACGGAAAAGACCCGTCATATGTCCAATGTCCAAGAACGATACGATGTGCGgcaaaaatttcaaagtttagctAAAGCAAAGGGTTTGCGTACTTTCTTAAATGTGAACTCTTCTTTCCGTTGGGTATATGTTAGCAATGTGCTAATGCATGATTTGATGGTGAAATCAAGCTTACGAGTGCTTTCATTGGCTGGGTATACAACTATCAACAATTTGCCAGAAGATATTGGTAATTTGAAGCATCTACGAATTTTGAATCTCTCGAAAACTTCAATCAAAAGGTTGCCAAACTCTTTGTGTACATTGTATAATTTGCAAGCATTAAAATTGCGTGGTTGCAGTGACCTTGATGAGTTGCCGAGAGATTTGGAGAGATTGCTCAACATGCTATATCTTGATATCAAGGGAACAAACTTAGCAAGGATGCCAGAAGGAATGGGTAAGTTGAAAGATCTTCGAATGGTAACAAATTTTGTTTTAAGCTATCAAACTGGATCAAGCATTAATGAGTTGGGAAAGCTCAAACATTTACGTGGAAGACTTTCCATTTCGGGACTAAAAACTGTTGCATGTGCCATGGATGCCAAAGATGCCAATTTGAAGGATAAGGTGGACCTTAAAAAGTTGGAGCTGAGATGGGGTAAAGATGATGATATTGATGGTGATTCAAGGCATGATCGAGAAGTACTTAAACAACTAAAGCCTCATACAAATTTGGAGCATCTTGTTATTCAAAGTTACAAAGGTACGAGATTTCCGGAATGGGTGGGGCATTCTTCCTTCTCAAATATAGTATCTTTGGGGTTACATGATTGTAAATTTTGCATATCCTTACCAGCACTTGGGCAGTTATCATCTTTGAAATCTCTCTCCATTTCCGGTTTGAGTGGAGTGTTAATAGTTGGTGATGAGTTCTACGGGAATGGACAAGCTTCAACTAAACCATTTCAATCACTTGAAATGCTAAGCTTTGAGAATATGGCCGAGTGGGAGGAATGGTATTGTCGGAGTGATGAAGCTTTCCCTCTTCTACAAGAGCTATGCATTAGAGATTGTCCAAAACTAACTAAGTCTCTTCCCAAACACCTCCCTTGTTTAAAGAAACTGGAGATTGAAGATTGTGAGAAGCTTGGAGGCTTGCTTCCAACGGCACCAAGCATTTTGGAACTTGAGTTAAAGAAATGCCAAGCATTGCAGTTGGAGCCATTGGCTTGTGGGCTTCGGGAGTTGGACATTAGAGATTCGAATATGAATGATTCCGTTTTGGAACAAATGTTGCAACAATGTACACTTCTTGAAAAGCTACGTTTGGGCTATTGTTCAGAAATTAGATCCCTTCCTGGAGTTAGGGTGCCCATCACGCTGAAGCGAATTAGCATCTCTTTATGTGAAAACTTGGATTATTCCGATATCTTCTTGTATACATCCCTTGAATCCTTGGAAATAGGGAGTAGTAAATGTTATGGACTGGAATCTTTCCCATTAGGATCATTTCCTATGGTAAAGCGTGTTAAGATTTGGGGATGTGAAGACTTGAAGTTTATTAGTGCTGCTTCAGAGGGCGCTCACCATCAGCATCTCAATTCTTTGGAGATatatttttgccaaaatttgatatCTTTTCAAATTGAAGATGGATTAGCCGTCACCAATTTGACCCGACTTGTGCTTTTCGGTTGCGCAAGTTTAAAGTCATTGCCAGAGCAAATGCACTCCGTCTTTCCATCCCTAGAGTATTTGGAAATAGGAAGTTGTCCAGAAATAGAGTGGGTTCCAAAAGAGGGTTTGCCctccaaattaaaagaaattggAATCTCAAGGAGTGATAAACTAATTGATAGCTTGATTAGGAAAAGGGAATGGAGTTTGCATATACTTCCTTCTCTTACATTTCTCGAGATCTGTGGTTCAAAAGTAGAGATGGAGTGTTTTCCAGATGAACATCTGCTTCCCTCTTCTCTTACATCTCTCAGGATCTCTTCTCTTCCAAATCTAAAGAGCTTGGAGTATAAGGGGTTTCAACACCTCACCTCTCTTTGCAATTTGTCTATCTCCAACTGTCCCAACCTCCAATCCATGCCCCCAAACATGCTTCCACACTCTCTTTCTTATTTGTCAATCTACAATTGCCCCAAGCTCCAATCCATGCCGCCAAACATGCTCCCTCCCTCTCTTTCtcgtttatccattgaaaaatgtCCTTTGCTGAAGGAACATTGTGAAAAGGATAAAGGTAAAGATTGGCCCAACATTTCCCACATCCCTGTCATTGTAATTGATGGTGAGGTCATTACATAG